A genomic segment from Gopherus evgoodei ecotype Sinaloan lineage chromosome 6, rGopEvg1_v1.p, whole genome shotgun sequence encodes:
- the GRP gene encoding gastrin-releasing peptide isoform X2 — MGGCEFLLLWKPRSLLSLGLFALVLLEVHWGAAAPLQANGGASPLAKIYPRGSHWAVGHLMGKKSTGDFPYVYEEENKIPFSALPENVKQLGEYLQWEETLKNLLRLLEGNENRSTQILREELPWYTKNTWETDDDSSFKDVSLIQEDDGLSASSYE; from the exons ATGGGGGGCTGCGAATTCCTCCTCCTCTGGAAGCCCCGCTCCCTCCTTTCGCTGGGCCTCTTCGCCCTGGTCCTGCTCGAGGTGCACTGGGGCGCCGCGGCTCCCTTGCAGGCCAACGGCGGAGCCTCCCCTCTGGCCAAGATCTACCCCAGGGGCAGCCACTGGGCGGTGG GACATTTAATGGGGAAAAAGAGCACTGGAGATTTTCCCTATGTTTATGAAGAAGAAAACAAGATCCCATTTTCAGCATTACCTGAAAATGTCAAGCAGCTGGGAGAGTACCTGCAATGGGAAGAAACGTTGAAGAATTTGCTAAGGCTGTTAGAAGGGAATGAAAACAGAAGCACTCAGATCCTAAGGGAAGAGCTTCCCTGGTATACCAAGAACACTTGGGAGACAGATGATGACAGCAGCTTTAAAGATGTAAGTTTAATACAAGAAG